From the genome of Planctomycetia bacterium:
GGCGGCGTGCCCAGCGTCGAGCCCGCGCCCGTCAAGCAGACGAATGACCTGGTGCAGATGCTGGAGAACAGCCTGGAGGTCGAGCGCCGGGCGGTGCAGATTTACACCGAGGCCCGCCACCTCGCCGAAGGCAATTTTGCGTATTGCAACCTGCTCGAAGACCAGATCCAGGACGAGCAGGACGACGTCGAGGAAATCGAAAAGTTCCTCAACAAGGTGAAGCCGGCTGCCGCGAAGCAGACCGTGAAGCAGGTGGGCTGACTTAGAATATCGGAAGTTGCCTTGGAGGTGCCACGGGTCGGCTCGGCGACCCGTGCTATTCGGTGCTGCGCGTCACGGGTCGCAGAGCCGACCCGTGGCACCGCAATTGGCACCACCCTGTTGGGATGGTGCTACGCGTTCGTCGACAAGCTGCTGATCGCCGTCTGTTGGGCGCCGGTGTCAACGCCGGCAGCGGTGACCGCCTGCTTCTTCATCAGCAGTTGCCAGGTTTCCTTTTCGTACTCGATGAGCCCGATGGCCTCGTCCACTTTCGTGGACGTCCGTTCCATATTGGCGTCGACGAGCAGGCGGTAGATGTAGGTGTAAAGGGCGCTGAGCTTCGAGTAAAGGTCGGCGTCGAGGTCGGAGTTGAGGCTGGTCGATAGCTCAAGCACGATCTTCTGGGCCCGCATCAAGCCGTGGTAGCTCTGCTCGTAATTCTTCCGGTCGATGGCGTCCTTCGCCTGCCGGCAGAACTTGATGGCGCCGTCGTAGAGCATCAGCCGCAGCTCCTGCGGGCTGGCGGTGAGGATCTTGGTGCGGAGATACGGGTTTGCGGCGGCGGTGGAC
Proteins encoded in this window:
- the fliS gene encoding flagellar export chaperone FliS; this encodes STAAANPYLRTKILTASPQELRLMLYDGAIKFCRQAKDAIDRKNYEQSYHGLMRAQKIVLELSTSLNSDLDADLYSKLSALYTYIYRLLVDANMERTSTKVDEAIGLIEYEKETWQLLMKKQAVTAAGVDTGAQQTAISSLSTNA
- a CDS encoding ferritin-like domain-containing protein, producing MDKQKLIEKFNQAVSLELGALLQYNQYSHVLTGPERHVWHEWFEETAKEAYSHARIFAAKVVALGGVPSVEPAPVKQTNDLVQMLENSLEVERRAVQIYTEARHLAEGNFAYCNLLEDQIQDEQDDVEEIEKFLNKVKPAAAKQTVKQVG